From the genome of Treponema denticola:
AAAGAGAGTTCAAGCTTAAAGGCCGAAATACAGGCTGATAATCCGGGCTATCTTTCGGCAAAGGTAACAGCTTTTTCGGAGGAAGATAGGCCCAGATTGCAGTATTTACTGGAATTTTTAACAATAGGTTTGATGGCCATCGAGGCCGAATATCCCGATTGTTTGGATTTACAGATAGAGTAAGATTTTGATAATTTTTTTGGAGGATTATTATGGCACGTAAAAAGGGCGGCAGCGGTGCAAAAAACGGAAGAGATTCCAATCCTAAATATTTGGGTGTTAAAGTTTACGGCGGAACAGAGGTATCGGCCGGTTCAATTTTGGTTCGCCAGAGAGGTACTTCAATCCATCCGGGGAACAATGTAGGCTGCGGAAAAGACTATACATTATTTGCAAAAGCTGACGGTGTAGTTACCTACCATGAAAGAAAGGGTAGAAAACTCGCATCTATCGAAGCAAAATAATTTGGCTTCGAGTTAATGTATAAAAAAGCCGGTTTTTGCCGGCTTTTTTTGTAGGAAAAAAGAGCAATTATGGTAAAATTTGCAGATGAATCTAAAATAAGGGTTTCCTCAGGAAAGGGCGGCAACGGCTGTATTGCCTTTAGACGGGAAAAATATGTTCCTATGGGTGGTCCCTCAGGAGGGGACGGCGGCCGAGGCGGAGACCTTATCTTTGAAATACGCCGTAATATGAGAACTTTAGTTCATTTGAGACATAAAAGAGTGTACAAGGCAAAAAACGGCGGAGGAGGGGAAGGCTCTCAGCGCTTCGGTAAAAAAGGAGATGACTGCGTAATCCCTCTTCCTCCCGGCTGTGTAATAAAAGACCCTGAAACCGGCAAAACTATTTTGGACTTTGGAGATGCGGAAGAAGGCCGCTTTGTTTTTCTCAAAGGCGGAAACGGCGGTTGGGGAAACTGTCATTTTAAGACCTCCACCAATCAGGCTCCTAAAACTGCCCTTCCCGGACAAGAAGGGGAAACAAGGGAAATAATCGTAGAGCTTAACATAATAGCCGATATAGGCTTGGTAGGCTTCCCTAATGCGGGAAAATCCTCTCTTCTCGATTATTTTACAAATGCAAGGCCTAAAATCGCTCCTTATCCCTTTACCACCAAAATTCCGAACCTCGGAGTTTTGCGTGTAGACGAAGAAAGGGATGTCATCATTGCCGACATACCGGGAATCCTTGAAGGAGCTTCCGAGGGTATAGGACTCGGCATAAGATTTTTAAAGCACATATCCCGTTCGGCAGGTCTCGCCTTTTTAATAGACCTTTCAGACGATAATTATTTAAAGGCCTACGGTATTCTTTGTAAAGAACTGGAAAGCTATTCAAAAGAATTGGCCCAAAAGAAAAGAATAATAATTGCCACAAAATTGGATTTACCCGATACAAAAGAAAGATTTACGGAGCTTAAAAATGCAATCCCCGATCAGGAAATTTTAGGTATTTCGCTTTACAATGAATGGGGCTTGGAAGAGGTAAAAAAAGCCTTTATCCGCTTGGCCGATGAAATGCAAAGTACAAAACCTCAAAAAGAGAGTCTTGACCCTTATGAACAAAATAAAAATTTTATGACGGCGGAGCTGGATGATGTTTCTTATGGAGAAACATATGACGAGGAGCACTTTGGAGCAACGGTCAGCCTAAGCCGTAAAAGGAAACCGAAAAAATGAGGCTGGCAATTTTAGGTGGTTCTTTTAATCCTATCCATTTGGGACACTTGCATTTAGCTATTTCCGCTTATAAAGAATTTTCCTATGATAGGATTGCTATAGTTCCGGCCTATATATCTCCTTTTAAAACTTTTTGCAAGGAGACTCAAACTTCAGATAGGCTTAAGATGATCTCTCTTGCAATTGCAGATAAGCCTTACATGTACTGCGAACTCTACGAGATTGAAAGGCAGGGTATTTCTTACACGATAGATACGATAAATTATCTTTATAAAAAATTTCCAGATATCGAAGGAAAAATAGGCCTAATTATAGGGGATGATTTAAAAGAAAAATTTTCCTTATGGAAGAATTCGGATGAGCTTATAGAGAAAACCGATATTATAATCGGCAGAAGAAATGAAAAAGAAGATTTAAATAGCTGTTTACAAAAAAAAGACTTCCCATTTAAAGAGTTAAACAATGATATTTTAAATATTTCTTCCAGCATGATAAGGGAATCGATCTTAAAGGGAGAAGATTTTTCTTCTCTTGTTTCAAAAGAAGTTTATGCTTATATTAAAGAAAATGGACTATATAAAAAGATTAAGGATGAGTTTCATTAAACTATGAGTATTACAGATATTGCATCAAAAATAAAGGAAATAGACTCTTACGCAAAAACTGTTCTAAATGGTTCAAGATATTCTCATTCTCTTCGTGTTGCAGATTATGCCAACATTCTTGCAAAAGAATATAATAGCGAAGCCGTTTTACCTGAACTTGCCTATTTTACAGGTCTTGCCCATGATATCTGTAAAAAATGTTCCGATGAAGAGTTGGTAAAACTTGTAGAAGCTGACGGGCTTGGAATAGATGAGGTTGAAAAAACCCGCTTAAATCTATTACATGGGAGGGCTGCTGCTGCGGTCTTACGAAAAAAATTCGGCATCAATGATGAGTCTGTTTTAAAAGCTGTTGCATTTCACACATTCGGTTATGAAGGAATAGATGCCTTGGGGAAAATAATTTATATAGCCGATAAGATAGAACCGGGCCGTCCCGATACCGAAAACTTTAGGGATATGGTAAAATCTTCTTCTCTTAATGAGTTGATGCTTGCAGTCTTGGATTGGAACCTTGCCTATATCAAAAAAAAGGGAGCAAGTATTCATCCGGAAACAAAAAAAATGTATGAACAAATACAAAAGGAGCTTAAAAAATGAAAATAAAACTCATGGATACCGGAAAAAATATTTTATTCCTCTTAGTAATTCTCATTGTTTTAATTACTTCCTTTGTTTTAGTCCTTTTAAAAATGCAAAGAGATACCGTACAAGATTATATTTCATCCGATAAAATCTTAAAAGTTCTTTTAGTTATTGAGGATAATGGGGTTCCGATTTCTACGAGTATATTAGCCTATTACCCTGAAACAAAGAGGGCTGCGATGTTCGACATTCCTTCAAATATAGGTTTGATTATTCAATCTTTAAACCGTACCGACGGAATAGGGGCTGTGTATACCGAAAAAGGTATATCAAGCTTTAAAAGTGAAGTTGAAAAACTTGCAGGTATTTCCGTACCTTTTTATCTGACATGCAATCTTGAGAACTTTTCTATGCTTACCGATATGCTTGGGGGGCTGTCGGTTTTTATTCCGGCTCCAGTTGATATCAATACCGAGCACGGAAAAATATTGTTACCCTCAGGTTCGGTTTCTCTTGACGGAGATAAAATAAGAGACTTCCTTGTTTATGAAGATGAGTTGGATGCCGATGGTGAAGCGGCCTCAAGAAAGCAAAAAGCCGTTCTGGCTCTTTTTAGGGCTATAAGCGATAATTCACCTGAGATTTTTTCCAAAGATAGATTTTCGGTTTTAAGCAATAATTTTAAATCGAATGTTGCCGGTTCCGATTTAAAAAAATTACTTGAATCTATAAGTAAAATGGACTCTGAGCGTTTAGTGCCGCAGAGGCTTACAGGAGCTGTAAGAATTATCGAAGATAAGCGTCTTTTAATTCCGTTTAGGGAGGGGCAACAGATAAAAGAAATTATCCGCCAAACAATTGCGGTATTGGCTTCCGATGATTCTTCAGCCCTTGAGCGGGTTTATGCCTTGGAAATTTTAAACGGGACCGATATTCAGGGGCTTGCAAAAAGCACCTCTGAGCTTTACCAAAGCTTTGCCTACGATGTTGTGAGTATAGGAAATTCGGAAAGCCTTGTAAGTGAAACAGTTCTTATTGACCGAATCGGAAACCCTGCCGTAGCTCAGATTGTAGCAAAGGTTATAAGATGTAAAAATATTCAAACAACCCAACTTCCTTCCGGCGGAGATTTCGGAAGTGAAACAAATGTAGACTTTACTTTGATTTTGGGCTCGGATTTTAACGGTTTTTTTGTTGTAGAAAAGAAAGACAACAAAAAAGATAATACTGATAATGATAAGGATAAAAACTAATGATAGAAAATTTTGACTTTTATACTCCAGCCTTGGAGCTTGGAAAATTATTGCGCGATTTTAAGGGCGAAGATGTTGTTGTTCTGGACTTACGGGATAAAAATATTTGGACGGATTTTTTTGTAATTTGTACCGTAACAAGTGCTGCTCATTCAGGCGGTTTGGAAAAAAGAGTGTACGAATTTTTACCTGAACACAATTTGGAAGAATATCATACCAAGCGTAAATCTCCTGACGGGGATGAGTGGAGGCTTATAGATTTGGGCGGTATTGTTGTGCATCTTATGAGTGAAACAGCCCGTAATTTTTACAGCCTTGAAAAAATTTGGTTTGATTCAAAAAATATTCTTGAAGACTAATCTTTCCGATAAGAAGATTAAAAATGGACAAAGCAAATCGTTTTAAAACCTATGTCTCTCTTTTTGCAAGTTTTTTTAAGATAGGGCTTGTAACATTCGGCGGAGGCCTTGCCATGCTGCCTATCTTAAAAAGAGACTTGGTTGATTCTAAGGGTTGGCTTACCGAGGATGAGATTTTAGATTATTTTGCTATAGGGCAGAGTACACCCGGAATTATAGCTGTAAATGTCGCCACATTTGTCGGATACAAAAGGGCAGGGGTGATAGGTTCTATTTTTTCTACATCGGGAATCGTTTTTCCATCCCTAATAATCATTACCCTCATAGCCGCCTTTGTTTCAAATTTTAATGAGCTGGTTTGGGTACAAAAAGCTTTAAAGGGAATAAATGTTGCAGTTTCCGTATTATTGGTAAAAGCTGTTTTTTCGTTTGGAAAGAAAACGGTTTTTGATCTTTGTACATTTTTTATAGCAGCTCTTTCATTTATTCTAATGTTTGCTTTTAATGTGCAAGGAGTGTGGATCGTCATAGGTTCAGCCCTTTTAGGCTGGATTTTTCAAACCATCAAATCGAGGCGGGGTTTAAAAGAAAATAGGAGAGAAGAATTCTGATGAGCTTGATTGGTTTGTTTTTTTTGTTTATGTACATAGGACTTTGCACTATAGGGGGAGGTCTTGTTGCTATAACCCTCATGCAGCAAGAACTGATTCCCCGCGGGCTCATAAGTTCCGAAGATTTTTTTGCAATGGTAGCCATTTCGGAATCTACGCCTGGACCTATGGGGATTAATATGGCAACCTATATCGGCTATGAGCTTTACGGCGTGTTAGGAAGTGTTGTTTTAACTACAGGTATTGTTCTTCCTTCACTGGTAGTTATAGTTTTGATAGCCCGCTTTGCCTCAGCCTTCCAAGAAAAGCCCTTGGTAAAAAAAAGGTTTTACGGTTTAAGGGCAGGGTCCGTAGGTATGATTGCAGTTGCCTGCTGGCAGGTCATAAATATTTCCGTTTTAAATTTACCTGTCTTTAGAGTAAGCGGTAAAATAACGGACATTGTGCATATAAAACAGTTTGCATTTTTTTGGCTCCTATTTTTTGTAAGTATCTTTTTTAAAAAGCTTCATCCGATAGTTTTGGTTGCAGCCGGTGCTCTATTCGGTATTTTGTTTTTATAAGATATTTCTTTTTACACTAGACAAGGCGCCTAGATAAGTGCTATCATCACTGGTTCTATGATGAAAAAAGACGATAACTATGCTCTTTTAGGTATATCCTCTGAGGCCTCGGTTGCCGAGATAAAGACGGCTTTTAGAAAAAAAGCTAAGCTGCACCATCCGGATTTAACTCAGCACAAAACGGGAGAAGAAAAAGAAAAATCCGAGTCGGCTATGAGGCTTCTTTTAAATGCTTACCAAAACATCTTAAAAGAAAAAACGGACAGTGAAAACCCATTTGATTATTTCGATTTTTTTTCAAAGAAAAATGCAGCCGAAAGTTTTGATTATCGGCTATGGCTTTTAAAAAAAACGGACTACGAAAGCCGTGCTAAGCTCATCTTCTTCGATCTTTTTCATGGATTGGAACAATCCGCCGTAGAAGAATACAATAAAAGAAGAAGCGAGGCGGGAGGCTTCTACCTTTCAAAGTATTTTAATAGAGAAGATTTTATGGACTGCGGATTTGTACTTGCAGAAGAGCTTTATTTCCGAGGAGAGTATTATGAGTCTTTTTTACTTTTAGAAGAGATCTTCTATTTGGAAAAACAAAAGCCGTACTTTAAACATTTTTTTCCCGAAGTTACCGACTTGATAAAATCCATAATAATCGATAAACTGCATAGGTATGTTGAAGACGAAGTTGCCCTAGACTGCTATGAAGCCGCTTTGGAATTGGATTTTAAAAAGATAGATAGGGCTAACATTTTTAAGCGTATGTCCGAAATATATTATAGGTTTGGCGACACATATAAAGCTTCACAATACGTCAATGAGGCAATGAAGCTTAGTCCAAAATTAAGAGGAATTAAAATTATTCAAAATCAACTGGAGAATCATTATGATTATAATTAAAACGGAAGAACAAATTAACGGCATCAGAAAATCCTGTAAGGCTCTTGCTCAACTCTTTGAAGAATTAAAACCCGTAATCAAGCCCGGAATTAGTACAAAAGAGCTGGATGATTTTTGTGTCAGCTACATAAAAAAAATCGGCGGCGTTCCCGCATGGTATTCCGAAGGATTTCCGGGGGCAGCCTGTATTTCGATAAACGAAGAGGTTATTCACGGCATTCCAGGTAAAAGAATGGTAAAAGATGGAGACCTTGTTTCGATGGATATAGGAATAGACCTAGGAGGATACATCAGCGATTCTTGTGTAACCTACCCTGTCGGCAATGTTTCAAAAGAAAACCTCAAACTTTTAGAGGTTACCACTAAGTGCCTTTATGCAGGGATTGAAGCATGTAAGGCAGGTAAAAGAGTTTCCGATATTTCAAAGGCGGTCTTTAATTTGGCCAGTGCCCACAATTACGGGGTCGTTTATGACTATTGCGGACACGGTGTAGGCCTCGGTGTACATGAAGACCCGAGTATTCCTAATGTGCCTGAAAGAATGAGGCCGAATCCCCGTCTAAGAGCCGGAATGGTAGTCGCAATAGAGCCTATGATTAACATGGGAACAGCCGATGTCGAGGTAAAGAAAGACGGCTGGACTGTCGTAACGGCCGACAGGTCGGTTTCATGTCATATGGAACACACGGTAGCCATCTTTGAAGACCACACCGAAATCTTATCGCAGTTATAGGAAGGCCGCTTTGATGAATTCGATTATTTCATGGAATGTAAACGGCATCAGGGCCGTAGAAAAAAAAGGCTTTTTGGATTGGCTTAATACCGAAAATCCCGATGTGCTTTGCGTGCAGGAAACAAAGGCAGCAAAAGCTCAACTCAGCAAGGAGCTTACCGAACCCGATCTGCCTAATGGAAAATATTTTGCCTATTGGGCTTCTGC
Proteins encoded in this window:
- the rpmA gene encoding 50S ribosomal protein L27, translating into MARKKGGSGAKNGRDSNPKYLGVKVYGGTEVSAGSILVRQRGTSIHPGNNVGCGKDYTLFAKADGVVTYHERKGRKLASIEAK
- the obgE gene encoding GTPase ObgE, whose amino-acid sequence is MVKFADESKIRVSSGKGGNGCIAFRREKYVPMGGPSGGDGGRGGDLIFEIRRNMRTLVHLRHKRVYKAKNGGGGEGSQRFGKKGDDCVIPLPPGCVIKDPETGKTILDFGDAEEGRFVFLKGGNGGWGNCHFKTSTNQAPKTALPGQEGETREIIVELNIIADIGLVGFPNAGKSSLLDYFTNARPKIAPYPFTTKIPNLGVLRVDEERDVIIADIPGILEGASEGIGLGIRFLKHISRSAGLAFLIDLSDDNYLKAYGILCKELESYSKELAQKKRIIIATKLDLPDTKERFTELKNAIPDQEILGISLYNEWGLEEVKKAFIRLADEMQSTKPQKESLDPYEQNKNFMTAELDDVSYGETYDEEHFGATVSLSRKRKPKK
- the nadD gene encoding nicotinate (nicotinamide) nucleotide adenylyltransferase gives rise to the protein MRLAILGGSFNPIHLGHLHLAISAYKEFSYDRIAIVPAYISPFKTFCKETQTSDRLKMISLAIADKPYMYCELYEIERQGISYTIDTINYLYKKFPDIEGKIGLIIGDDLKEKFSLWKNSDELIEKTDIIIGRRNEKEDLNSCLQKKDFPFKELNNDILNISSSMIRESILKGEDFSSLVSKEVYAYIKENGLYKKIKDEFH
- the yqeK gene encoding bis(5'-nucleosyl)-tetraphosphatase (symmetrical) YqeK, which produces MSITDIASKIKEIDSYAKTVLNGSRYSHSLRVADYANILAKEYNSEAVLPELAYFTGLAHDICKKCSDEELVKLVEADGLGIDEVEKTRLNLLHGRAAAAVLRKKFGINDESVLKAVAFHTFGYEGIDALGKIIYIADKIEPGRPDTENFRDMVKSSSLNELMLAVLDWNLAYIKKKGASIHPETKKMYEQIQKELKK
- a CDS encoding LCP family protein, with product MKIKLMDTGKNILFLLVILIVLITSFVLVLLKMQRDTVQDYISSDKILKVLLVIEDNGVPISTSILAYYPETKRAAMFDIPSNIGLIIQSLNRTDGIGAVYTEKGISSFKSEVEKLAGISVPFYLTCNLENFSMLTDMLGGLSVFIPAPVDINTEHGKILLPSGSVSLDGDKIRDFLVYEDELDADGEAASRKQKAVLALFRAISDNSPEIFSKDRFSVLSNNFKSNVAGSDLKKLLESISKMDSERLVPQRLTGAVRIIEDKRLLIPFREGQQIKEIIRQTIAVLASDDSSALERVYALEILNGTDIQGLAKSTSELYQSFAYDVVSIGNSESLVSETVLIDRIGNPAVAQIVAKVIRCKNIQTTQLPSGGDFGSETNVDFTLILGSDFNGFFVVEKKDNKKDNTDNDKDKN
- the rsfS gene encoding ribosome silencing factor, whose amino-acid sequence is MIENFDFYTPALELGKLLRDFKGEDVVVLDLRDKNIWTDFFVICTVTSAAHSGGLEKRVYEFLPEHNLEEYHTKRKSPDGDEWRLIDLGGIVVHLMSETARNFYSLEKIWFDSKNILED
- a CDS encoding chromate transporter, producing the protein MDKANRFKTYVSLFASFFKIGLVTFGGGLAMLPILKRDLVDSKGWLTEDEILDYFAIGQSTPGIIAVNVATFVGYKRAGVIGSIFSTSGIVFPSLIIITLIAAFVSNFNELVWVQKALKGINVAVSVLLVKAVFSFGKKTVFDLCTFFIAALSFILMFAFNVQGVWIVIGSALLGWIFQTIKSRRGLKENRREEF
- a CDS encoding chromate transporter, which produces MSLIGLFFLFMYIGLCTIGGGLVAITLMQQELIPRGLISSEDFFAMVAISESTPGPMGINMATYIGYELYGVLGSVVLTTGIVLPSLVVIVLIARFASAFQEKPLVKKRFYGLRAGSVGMIAVACWQVINISVLNLPVFRVSGKITDIVHIKQFAFFWLLFFVSIFFKKLHPIVLVAAGALFGILFL
- a CDS encoding DnaJ domain-containing protein, which translates into the protein MMKKDDNYALLGISSEASVAEIKTAFRKKAKLHHPDLTQHKTGEEKEKSESAMRLLLNAYQNILKEKTDSENPFDYFDFFSKKNAAESFDYRLWLLKKTDYESRAKLIFFDLFHGLEQSAVEEYNKRRSEAGGFYLSKYFNREDFMDCGFVLAEELYFRGEYYESFLLLEEIFYLEKQKPYFKHFFPEVTDLIKSIIIDKLHRYVEDEVALDCYEAALELDFKKIDRANIFKRMSEIYYRFGDTYKASQYVNEAMKLSPKLRGIKIIQNQLENHYDYN
- the map gene encoding type I methionyl aminopeptidase encodes the protein MIIIKTEEQINGIRKSCKALAQLFEELKPVIKPGISTKELDDFCVSYIKKIGGVPAWYSEGFPGAACISINEEVIHGIPGKRMVKDGDLVSMDIGIDLGGYISDSCVTYPVGNVSKENLKLLEVTTKCLYAGIEACKAGKRVSDISKAVFNLASAHNYGVVYDYCGHGVGLGVHEDPSIPNVPERMRPNPRLRAGMVVAIEPMINMGTADVEVKKDGWTVVTADRSVSCHMEHTVAIFEDHTEILSQL